In Rhododendron vialii isolate Sample 1 chromosome 9a, ASM3025357v1, the following are encoded in one genomic region:
- the LOC131300345 gene encoding uncharacterized protein LOC131300345: MHISEWFGDAEKLTKALFSFASKLAPVIIFVDEVDSLLGARGGAFEHEATRRMCNEFMAARDGLRTKDSQRILILGATNWPFDLDDVVIHRLPRRSFFSAISFSLINVPRPHFREAFGMECSSICLSMRGRYWVIVIFDLSFVINLIFPFTICVLIYSLVFTEIISSVPNKPPKGRHFINQLQSVLF, encoded by the exons ATGCACATTTCTGAG TGGTTTGGAGATGCTGAAAAGCTTACAAAGGCCCTCTTCTCTTTTGCTAGCAAGCTGGCCCCTGtgattatttttgttgatgAG GTTGACAGTTTGCTCGGTGCTCGCGGAGGTGCTTTTGAGCACGAAGCAACTAGAAGGATGTGCAATGAGTTTATGGCAGCTCGGGATGGATTGAGAACAAAAGACAGCCAGAGAATCCTCATCCTTGGTGCCACAAATTGGCCATTTGACCTTGATGATGTTGTTATTCATCGTTTACCTAGAAGGTCATTTTTTTCAGCaatatctttctctctcatcaatgTGCCTCGTCCGCATTTTCGCGAAGCTTTTGGGATGGAATGCAGTAGCATTTGCTTGTCTATGAGGGGAAGATATTGGGTCATTGTAATCTTTGATTTGTCATTTGTGATCAACCTAATCTTTCCGTTCACTATTTGTGTGTTAATTTATAGTTTGGTTTTCACAGAGATCATTTCTAGCGTTCCAAATAAACCACCCAAAGGTCGCCACTTTATTAATCAACTCCAAAGCGTCCTCTTTTGA
- the LOC131299568 gene encoding probable glutathione S-transferase, with protein sequence TGPEYQTIQTIERVQLLGFWPSPYSYRVIWALKLKGVNYEYIEEDFPSKSELLLRYNPVHKKIPVLIHRGKPIVESRVILEYIEETWPENPLLPKDAYERAVARFWIQFGEDKGLTFYGFFRSTTREAQEKSGKEVIEVLKILEEQCLGDKMFFGGSSLGLVDISFGWLAYWFGVMEEVVGAKLFEPNAFPRLHAWAQNFKEISLIKENLPDRERLSAHFKRIRESFFIDLSSHNE encoded by the exons acgggcccTGAATATCAGACGATTCAGACCATCGAAAGAGTTCAGCTACTTGGATTTTGGCCTAGCCCGTACAGTTACAGAGTGATATGGGCTCTGAAGCTAAAGGGCGTCAACTACGAATACATAGAAGAAGACTTCCCCAGCAAGAGCGAACTGCTCTTACGATATAACCCGGTTCACAAGAAGATCCCTGTGCTCATTCATCGAGGCAAACCGATCGTCGAGTCGCGCGTTATCCTCGAGTACATCGAAGAAACGTGGCCCGAAAATCCGTTGCTGCCGAAAGATGCTTATGAGAGAGCCGTGGCTAGATTTTGGATCCAATTTGGAGAGGATAAG GGTCTCACTTTCTATGGTTTCTTTCGATCAACTACCAGAGAGGCACAAGAGAAATCTGGCAAAGAAGTCATCGAAGTACTTAAGATCTTAGAAGAGCAATGCCTTGGGGATAAAATGTTCTTCGGGGGAAGCTCTTTGGGACTAGTAGACATATCATTTGGATGGCTTGCGTACTGGTTTGGAGTCATGGAAGAAGTTGTAGGCGCCAAATTGTTTGAACCAAATGCATTCCCGCGATTGCATGCTTGGGCTCAGAACTTCAAGGAAATTTCTCTGATCAAAGAAAATCTTCCCGATCGCGAGAGATTGTCGGCTCATTTCAAGCGCATAAGGGAGAGTTTCTTCATAGATCTCTCAAGCCACAATGAGTAG
- the LOC131300348 gene encoding uncharacterized protein LOC131300348, giving the protein MVREQSIESFYARLRESATASSSTTPLLIFPSTSDVDSLCALKIIGHVLESDSVRYACYPVSTFKEIHKFAGPDSCSSPEEPVTILLINWGCHRDLGKVLGLGPCAKVFVVDSHRPIHLHNLSDQNDGVVVLYTRDDEDQADLAYDLRVPVSALANASDLNSDDEGGDDLESEDESESESEGEDDGGEGSQKRRRVSGESEKDPVKLFRKLKKEYYHMGTFHGKPSGCLMYDLSHSLRKNTNDLLWFACVALTDQFVHERLTNERYQAGVMELEQHINSLGNLDAATTVTLKDGTKVLAPDSSKIACEDEPKLMLLQEWNLFDSMLCSSYMATKLKTWSDNGMKKLMLLLARMGFALEDCRQKFQYMNVAIKRKMKDEFEEFLPEYGLTDFYYRGFCLLHGYSSRLSAADVVFGVTALLESFVESDGTCAAKQFGVAYDSLSLSKLEKLEIGMRQAIKVQRAILRQGSSAITKKGSIRSGSKFRWVKLEDSADTKLLGYPQALTKFGYFLMDALKEKGAKMKPLICICYTQERNKVLIVGVCGKPRLGADRGNAFGIAFRDAAEETGTDFFHELFESSWIVLDALAVNSFMIRLTEKLW; this is encoded by the coding sequence ATGGTGCGAGAGCAGAGCATCGAGTCGTTCTACGCTCGGTTGCGCGAATCGGCCACGGCTTCTTCTTCCACCACTCCTCTCCTCATATTCCCCTCCACCTCCGACGTGGATTCCCTCTGCGCTCTGAAAATCATAGGCCACGTGCTCGAATCTGATTCGGTTCGATACGCGTGCTACCCCGTCTCCACCTTCAAGGAAATCCACAAGTTTGCGGGCCCCGATTCGTGTTCCTCTCCCGAGGAGCCAGTCACGATTCTGCTCATCAATTGGGGGTGTCACCGAGACCTCGGAAAGGTCCTTGGTCTTGGCCCTTGTGCCAAGGTCTTCGTGGTGGATAGTCACCGCCCGATTCACTTGCACAACCTCAGCGATCAGAATGATGGCGTGGTTGTGCTCTATACGCGGGATGATGAGGACCAAGCTGATTTGGCCTATGATTTGAGGGTCCCGGTTTCGGCCCTAGCAAATGCAAGTGATTTGAATAGCGATGATGAGGGCGGAGATGACTTGGAAAGTGAAGATGAGAGCGAGAGCGAAAGTGAAGGGGAAGATGACGGTGGTGAGGGGTCTCAGAAGAGGAGAAGGGTTTCGGGGGAAAGTGAGAAAGACCCGGTTAAGCTTTTTAGGAAATTGAAGAAGGAGTATTACCACATGGGTACTTTCCATGGGAAGCCATCAGGGTGTTTGATGTATGATCTATCTCATTCCCTTAGGAAGAACACAAATGATCTGCTGTGGTTTGCTTGTGTGGCTTTAACCGACCAATTTGTTCACGAAAGATTGACAAACGAGAGGTATCAAGCCGGGGTGATGGAACTCGAGCAGCATATTAACAGCTTGGGGAATTTGGATGCGGCTACAACGGTGACTTTGAAGGATGGAACAAAGGTTTTGGCTCCTGATTCTTCAAAGATTGCGTGTGAAGACGAGCCAAAGCTGATGTTGCTACAAGAATGGAACTTGTTTGATTCAATGCTGTGTTCTTCCTACATGGCGACTAAATTGAAGACGTGGAGTGACAATGGGATGAAAAAGTTGATGCTGCTTCTTGCTCGGATGGGTTTTGCGCTCGAAGACTGTAGACAGAAGTTTCAGTACATGAATGTCGCGATCAAGAGGAAAATGAAGGATGAGTTTGAAGAATTTTTACCCGAGTATGGACTAACGGATTTCTACTACAGAGGTTTCTGTCTATTACATGGGTATAGTTCTAGACTTTCTGCAGCAGATGTGGTGTTTGGAGTGACGGCACTTTTAGAGTCATTTGTGGAATCTGATGGCACCTGTGCTGCCAAACAGTTTGGGGTGGCTTATGATTCGTTGTCATTGAGCAAGCTTGAAAAGCTGGAAATTGGAATGAGACAAGCCATAAAGGTCCAAAGGGCGATTCTGAGACAAGGGAGTTCTGCGATAACCAAGAAGGGATCTATAAGAAGTGGGAGTAAATTCAGGTGGGTGAAACTCGAAGATTCAGCAGATACTAAGCTGTTGGGTTATCCGCAGGCTTTGACTAAATTTGGGTACTTCTTGATGGATGCTTTGAAGGAGAAAGGTGCGAAAATGAAGCCTTTGATATGCATTTGCTACACTCAAGAGCGAAACAAGGTTttgattgttggagtttgtgGGAAGCCGCGTCTTGGTGCTGATAGAGGCAATGCATTTGGGATTGCTTTCAGAGATGCGGCTGAGGAGACGGGGACTGATTTCTTTCACGAGCTATTTGAGTCATCATGGATAGTGTTGGATGCGCTTGCTGTAAATTCGTTCATGATCAGGTTAACGGAGAAGCTATGGTAA